One Henriciella litoralis genomic window carries:
- a CDS encoding response regulator, whose amino-acid sequence MKTCLIVDDSRVVRKVAGRIIQDLKFDVREAGDGAEALTACREDMPDAILLDWSMPVMNGLDFLRALRRERGGDKPTVVFCSTENDAEYIGEAMRSGANEFIMKPFDADIIESKFAEAGLL is encoded by the coding sequence ATGAAAACCTGTCTCATTGTTGATGACTCCCGCGTTGTGCGCAAAGTCGCCGGACGCATTATTCAGGACCTGAAATTTGACGTCCGCGAAGCCGGGGATGGCGCTGAAGCCCTCACCGCCTGCCGCGAAGACATGCCCGATGCCATCCTGCTCGACTGGAGCATGCCTGTCATGAACGGGCTCGATTTCCTGCGCGCCCTGCGCCGGGAGCGCGGCGGTGACAAGCCAACCGTCGTCTTCTGCTCCACCGAGAATGACGCTGAATATATCGGCGAAGCCATGCGATCCGGCGCGAACGAATTCATCATGAAGCCATTCGATGCCGACATCATCGAAAGCAAATTTGCCGAAGCCGGCCTCTTATAG
- a CDS encoding histidine phosphotransferase family protein: MQATIDPAHLSAYISSRICHDLVSSVSSITNAIDFMNDPHDAEMSQQAEKLLHDGAESAASKLKFLRYAFGSVGLSKGAADIHDARQITERFVETHNKTPELEWDIETEHLSFSHARLIMNMVMLAVDCLPRGGKINIKVRNESEGLGMIVTASGQRCKLREDTADAIQGIEPQDGWSARTVQPLFTRIIAEGLGGSLVAEAEEERIILRAPGLDAEG; the protein is encoded by the coding sequence ATGCAAGCTACGATCGATCCGGCGCACCTGTCGGCCTACATCTCATCGCGCATCTGCCACGATCTGGTTTCATCTGTCTCGTCGATCACCAATGCCATCGACTTCATGAACGATCCGCATGACGCGGAAATGAGCCAGCAAGCTGAAAAGCTTCTGCATGACGGCGCTGAGAGCGCGGCCTCCAAACTTAAATTCCTGCGTTACGCCTTTGGCTCTGTCGGCCTCTCGAAAGGCGCGGCAGACATCCACGATGCGCGCCAGATCACCGAACGCTTTGTCGAAACCCACAACAAGACGCCCGAGCTGGAATGGGACATTGAGACTGAGCATCTGAGCTTTTCTCACGCCCGGCTGATCATGAATATGGTGATGCTCGCCGTCGACTGCCTGCCGCGCGGCGGCAAGATCAACATCAAGGTCCGCAATGAGAGCGAAGGCCTCGGTATGATCGTCACTGCCTCCGGTCAGCGCTGCAAACTGCGCGAGGACACGGCTGACGCCATTCAGGGGATCGAACCGCAGGACGGCTGGTCCGCACGGACCGTCCAGCCCCTCTTCACCCGCATCATTGCCGAAGGGCTTGGCGGATCTCTTGTTGCCGAGGCTGAGGAAGAACGGATTATTCTACGTGCGCCAGGACTCGATGCCGAGGGTTAA
- a CDS encoding YdbL family protein: MPSIIRTLLAAVLMAGAALSFAGPASAADPQIEAAKDQGVVGERIDGYLGIVSGGADPALVRLVQDTNNKRRAAYDSLASQTGTTPQEVARVTGEKLTAAAGPGEYIMDDSGSWKKK; this comes from the coding sequence ATGCCAAGCATCATTCGAACTCTTCTCGCAGCCGTCCTGATGGCCGGTGCAGCCCTGTCCTTCGCTGGCCCGGCCTCTGCCGCCGACCCTCAGATCGAAGCCGCCAAAGACCAGGGCGTCGTTGGCGAGCGCATTGACGGTTATCTCGGTATTGTCAGCGGCGGCGCCGATCCGGCCCTCGTTCGCCTCGTGCAGGACACCAATAACAAGCGCCGCGCCGCCTATGACTCGCTGGCCAGCCAGACAGGCACCACGCCTCAGGAAGTCGCGCGCGTCACAGGTGAAAAGCTGACAGCCGCCGCCGGTCCAGGTGAATACATCATGGATGACAGCGGCAGCTGGAAGAAGAAATAG
- a CDS encoding YnbE family lipoprotein — protein sequence MTRLSILSCATVALAAACTPTVRVQAPSEPITINLNVKIDQEVRVKLDREVEDLISSNPDIF from the coding sequence ATGACACGACTTTCCATCCTCTCTTGCGCAACGGTCGCCCTGGCGGCTGCTTGCACCCCAACGGTCCGCGTACAGGCCCCTAGTGAGCCGATCACGATCAATCTCAATGTAAAGATCGATCAGGAAGTGCGCGTAAAACTCGACCGTGAGGTCGAAGACCTGATCTCATCCAATCCTGATATCTTCTAG
- a CDS encoding intermembrane phospholipid transport protein YdbH family protein codes for MSRHPWLTGIGLVLLLLLFTLLLLWVFRLSLTETIAKRWCRSQALECEIEATDLSLSGTTIDAIRLTNETGQIPFEAERLTVELSWKGFLKPVVERVEINRPVIRLSYTEDGKISVGGLEDLAPGGSSETPQAMPEIVVRDARIEAQTPAGTVVATGRFEGKLPYKATLHARIEPVDLSSEQGSLSLTEGRVDLSLSGFRLQGSARLQLKEAVFEGLEARNITLDASMADTLLPTVEWSASIDTLSAPDLALEDTHASGRAGIVAGEVDEGAPLLARLRRLSAEANSASVRWQDFTAQTASLTLETKRNGKDQFEGDFAARLTDFQHPDLSASELTLSGQGSASEDLSTINLTGEAVANGATVEADTRRRILDSIAPAAPFEAHGKALRSGLSAALSDFATGSGYTFSLANGSDWSLRTTRKLSATAANGAVFALTPHETQPALNVSGDIIDVAGVLTLHGPGLPTLAADVSDLLVTDEGIRLKAGGFSIDPWTASGLTLGANLSELDFDSTSGDAHVQGLGEIRINGRLFGMDMKNARLFGGLEAISGDALRVQSYSTRCIGLDTKGIDAAGDLAIGAMQLQLCPKEGRLVRRTKDGFTGVLDLGDAAIPFRTTDTSGTLSLQSGLLDWQAAKSASFDISARQMVLQMDIGDNTLGISAASPDLKLATANPLKITATTGRAEFSGSLVPADISLQSANFTATLPASGLSGRATANQVEVRDRGDDPLYRPFTGDLTANFGNGLMQVNGPISTARAGRTVADMNLTLDLVKMDGEASVTTRDLTFEPNGFQPTALSERVRGLLSNARGQLNAGASFLIDGGNVSGTGFVEATDLGFDTLRVGAVDGVNGRIVFDDIMALSTPPGQEVRLGSINPGIPLKDGVIHFKLTEATNATIEEARWPFAGGELVVGRSDWTISGTRDIIEISARKLELKDIISTFKLPDVEADGTVSGTFPVELVGPNAYIRNAVLKADSEGGKIAYTGEIGDAAAQADDRVELAFDALKDFRFSVLEVGADGNLSGDVLITLKLVGKSPKVLGGAPFAFNIGVDSELMKLIRTGQSMTSTGWLAEATAQSQTGAEVTEIESEPPEAAETPSP; via the coding sequence TTGAGCAGACACCCCTGGCTGACAGGCATCGGCCTTGTGTTGCTGCTATTACTGTTCACGCTGCTGCTCCTATGGGTTTTCCGGCTGTCCCTGACCGAGACCATAGCCAAGCGCTGGTGCCGCTCCCAGGCGTTGGAATGCGAGATTGAAGCTACAGACCTGAGTCTTTCCGGCACAACCATCGATGCCATCCGCCTTACAAATGAGACAGGTCAAATCCCGTTCGAGGCTGAACGCCTGACAGTTGAATTAAGCTGGAAGGGTTTTCTGAAGCCGGTTGTCGAGCGCGTCGAGATTAATCGCCCTGTCATCAGGCTCAGTTATACCGAAGATGGGAAAATATCGGTTGGCGGTCTTGAAGACCTGGCGCCCGGTGGTTCCTCCGAAACGCCGCAAGCCATGCCGGAAATCGTCGTTCGCGATGCCCGCATTGAGGCGCAAACACCTGCTGGCACGGTCGTGGCGACGGGCCGGTTTGAAGGCAAACTCCCCTACAAGGCGACGCTTCATGCGCGCATTGAACCTGTCGACCTCTCATCCGAACAAGGAAGTCTGAGCCTCACGGAAGGCCGGGTCGACTTGTCCCTCTCAGGCTTTCGCCTCCAGGGCAGTGCGCGTCTGCAATTGAAGGAAGCCGTCTTCGAAGGGCTGGAAGCGCGCAACATCACCCTTGATGCCTCCATGGCCGACACATTGCTGCCGACCGTTGAGTGGTCAGCATCAATCGACACACTCTCGGCGCCTGATCTGGCCCTGGAAGACACACATGCGAGCGGACGCGCCGGGATTGTTGCAGGCGAAGTAGATGAAGGCGCCCCACTGCTGGCGCGGCTAAGACGGCTCAGCGCTGAGGCCAATTCGGCAAGCGTTAGATGGCAGGACTTCACGGCCCAGACGGCCAGCCTCACACTGGAGACCAAACGCAACGGCAAGGACCAGTTCGAGGGTGACTTCGCGGCCCGCCTGACGGACTTTCAGCATCCAGACCTTTCAGCAAGCGAGCTGACCCTCAGCGGACAGGGAAGCGCGAGCGAGGACCTTTCAACGATCAACCTGACCGGCGAAGCCGTCGCAAACGGCGCCACGGTCGAGGCCGACACACGCCGCCGGATACTGGATTCGATCGCCCCGGCTGCGCCCTTCGAGGCGCACGGCAAGGCGCTGCGCTCAGGGCTATCGGCTGCCCTCTCGGATTTTGCGACCGGCAGCGGCTACACGTTCAGTCTCGCAAATGGCAGCGACTGGTCACTCAGGACGACCCGCAAGCTTAGCGCGACCGCTGCCAATGGCGCTGTTTTTGCCCTGACACCGCACGAGACACAGCCAGCGCTCAATGTCTCGGGGGACATTATTGACGTGGCCGGCGTCCTCACCCTGCACGGCCCCGGCTTGCCAACTCTTGCCGCCGACGTGTCAGACCTGCTGGTGACTGATGAGGGCATCAGGCTGAAAGCCGGCGGCTTCTCCATTGACCCCTGGACAGCCTCCGGCCTGACACTCGGCGCAAATCTCAGCGAACTCGACTTCGACAGCACCTCCGGCGATGCGCACGTCCAAGGCCTCGGCGAGATAAGGATCAATGGACGCCTGTTCGGGATGGACATGAAAAATGCGCGCCTGTTTGGCGGGCTGGAAGCGATTTCCGGCGACGCACTCCGCGTCCAGTCCTACAGCACCCGCTGCATCGGGCTCGACACCAAGGGCATCGACGCAGCCGGTGATCTCGCGATCGGGGCGATGCAGCTGCAGCTATGCCCCAAGGAGGGTCGTCTTGTTCGCCGGACCAAGGATGGTTTTACGGGCGTACTGGACCTCGGCGATGCGGCTATTCCGTTTCGCACCACAGACACATCCGGGACGCTCTCACTTCAGAGCGGACTGCTCGACTGGCAGGCTGCCAAATCCGCCAGCTTCGATATCAGCGCCAGACAAATGGTCCTGCAGATGGATATTGGAGACAATACGCTCGGCATCAGCGCCGCATCGCCTGATCTGAAGCTGGCAACTGCGAACCCGCTAAAAATCACCGCCACGACGGGGCGCGCCGAATTCTCCGGATCGCTCGTGCCCGCAGACATTTCGCTTCAGTCGGCAAATTTCACGGCCACGCTGCCTGCCTCAGGGCTTTCGGGACGCGCAACGGCCAACCAAGTCGAGGTTCGTGATCGCGGGGATGACCCGTTATATCGCCCATTTACTGGAGACCTGACGGCAAACTTCGGCAATGGCCTTATGCAGGTCAACGGCCCGATCAGCACAGCGCGCGCCGGCCGCACCGTCGCGGACATGAACCTCACGCTGGATCTGGTAAAGATGGACGGCGAAGCCTCGGTCACGACCCGCGATCTGACCTTCGAGCCAAATGGCTTCCAGCCGACCGCGCTCAGCGAACGCGTCCGCGGTTTGCTGTCGAACGCCCGCGGCCAACTCAATGCCGGCGCAAGTTTCCTGATCGATGGCGGAAATGTCAGCGGCACCGGCTTCGTCGAAGCCACCGATCTCGGCTTCGACACTTTGCGGGTCGGTGCGGTCGATGGCGTGAATGGGCGCATTGTCTTTGACGACATCATGGCGCTCAGCACCCCGCCCGGTCAGGAAGTCCGCCTCGGCTCCATCAATCCCGGCATCCCGCTGAAAGACGGTGTGATCCACTTCAAGCTTACAGAGGCCACCAATGCCACGATCGAAGAGGCCCGCTGGCCGTTCGCAGGCGGTGAACTCGTTGTCGGGCGCTCTGACTGGACCATCTCTGGCACGCGCGACATCATCGAGATTTCAGCGCGCAAGCTTGAGCTGAAGGACATTATCAGCACGTTCAAACTGCCCGATGTCGAAGCCGATGGCACTGTCTCCGGCACTTTCCCGGTCGAGCTTGTCGGGCCGAACGCCTATATCCGGAACGCAGTCCTGAAAGCCGACAGCGAGGGCGGCAAGATTGCCTATACCGGCGAGATTGGGGACGCCGCAGCGCAAGCCGATGACCGGGTCGAACTCGCCTTCGACGCGCTGAAGGATTTTCGCTTCTCGGTCCTGGAAGTTGGCGCAGACGGCAATCTCAGCGGCGACGTCCTGATCACGCTCAAACTTGTCGGCAAGTCGCCCAAGGTTCTCGGCGGCGCCCCGTTCGCCTTCAATATCGGCGTCGATTCTGAACTGATGAAACTCATCCGCACCGGACAGAGCATGACCAGTACTGGCTGGCTGGCCGAAGCGACAGCCCAGTCACAGACGGGTGCCGAGGTCACCGAAATAGAAAGCGAACCGCCTGAAGCGGCGGAGACACCAAGCCCCTGA
- a CDS encoding M23 family metallopeptidase: MTAIGAVAVGLSMSAFHFLGQSKAAEAQVSPAVHLATPLAATLLSAQGFEAQDDLIVRDGTLKSRETLLGLVQELGADSSQAAKSLQVIYDAELLDPRRVRAGMTVQAQFRGNTPETAELVSLSLSEDSGKQILSKRKSDGEFMPVVLQARTQPVERRIKAKINSSIYEAALSNGAHDQQVVDYATIFGYDLDFQRDIQPGDEFEIVYEELVDERGNRVRSGDVLYASLNGKALNKSYYRFTPEEGGEPDYFNYNGESATKFLMKTPINGARLSSSFGYRRHPISGYNKLHKGTDFAAPTGTPIYAAGNGTIERANRYGGYGNYIRIKHANGYSTAYAHMSRFGKYRTGQRVRQGDIIGYVGTTGASTGPHLHYEVMINGKQVNGMKLDLPTGRKLAETPELLKAFIERRDQIDAFRNGDADVQSPAQMLTMTSYEAPPAP, translated from the coding sequence ATGACGGCGATAGGGGCAGTTGCTGTCGGCCTGTCGATGTCAGCGTTCCATTTCCTCGGACAGTCGAAAGCTGCAGAAGCGCAGGTTTCGCCCGCAGTTCACCTTGCCACTCCGCTGGCGGCGACCTTGCTGAGTGCCCAGGGCTTTGAAGCCCAGGATGACCTGATTGTCCGGGACGGTACGCTGAAATCCCGCGAAACCCTGCTCGGGCTTGTTCAGGAACTTGGGGCCGATAGTTCACAGGCGGCCAAATCGCTGCAGGTCATTTATGACGCAGAGCTTCTTGACCCGCGCCGTGTGCGAGCCGGAATGACTGTGCAGGCTCAGTTCCGCGGCAATACGCCCGAAACAGCCGAACTGGTTTCGCTCTCGCTGAGCGAAGACTCCGGCAAGCAGATCCTCTCCAAGCGCAAGAGCGACGGCGAATTCATGCCGGTGGTTCTTCAGGCCAGAACGCAGCCGGTCGAACGGCGCATCAAGGCCAAGATCAATTCCAGTATCTATGAAGCTGCGCTTTCAAATGGCGCGCATGACCAGCAAGTCGTCGATTATGCGACGATCTTCGGGTACGACCTCGACTTCCAGCGCGACATTCAGCCGGGCGACGAGTTTGAAATCGTTTACGAGGAACTTGTCGACGAACGCGGTAATCGCGTGCGCTCTGGTGACGTCCTCTATGCATCGCTCAACGGCAAGGCGCTGAACAAGTCCTACTACCGTTTTACCCCCGAAGAGGGCGGTGAGCCTGACTACTTCAATTATAACGGCGAGAGCGCCACAAAGTTCCTGATGAAAACACCTATTAATGGTGCACGTCTGTCATCGAGCTTTGGCTACCGTCGTCACCCGATTTCCGGATATAACAAGCTTCACAAGGGGACCGACTTTGCTGCCCCGACCGGCACGCCGATCTATGCAGCAGGCAACGGGACCATTGAGCGCGCCAATCGCTATGGCGGCTATGGCAACTATATCCGCATCAAGCATGCCAATGGCTATTCGACCGCCTATGCGCACATGTCACGCTTCGGCAAGTACCGGACTGGCCAACGTGTTCGCCAGGGCGACATCATCGGCTATGTTGGCACCACGGGCGCGTCGACCGGGCCTCACCTGCACTATGAGGTGATGATCAATGGCAAGCAGGTGAACGGCATGAAACTTGACCTGCCGACCGGCCGCAAACTGGCTGAAACGCCAGAGCTTCTCAAAGCCTTCATTGAACGCCGCGATCAGATCGATGCGTTCCGGAATGGCGATGCTGATGTGCAGTCGCCAGCCCAGATGCTGACGATGACCAGCTATGAAGCGCCTCCTGCGCCCTGA